Proteins from a single region of Budorcas taxicolor isolate Tak-1 chromosome 7, Takin1.1, whole genome shotgun sequence:
- the DENND1C gene encoding DENN domain-containing protein 1C: MGSTAEGGPPALFDWFFEAAYPASLQEDPPILRQFPPDFQDQESMQMVPKFCFPFDVEREPPSTAVQHFTFALTDLTGTRRFGFCRLRAGALSCLCILSHLPWFEVFYKLLNTVGDLLAQDQVSEVDELLLNLLQQPLPGTQASVGLDLGSGVRIASAQGLQSPVPGKNTSLSCFVAPDSGRLPSIPENRNLTELVVAVTDENIVGLFAALLAERRVLLTSSKLSTLTSCVHASCALLYPMRWEHVLIPTLPPHLLDYCCAPMPYLIGVHASLAERVREKALEDVVMMNVDSNTLETPFDDVQALPPDVVSLLRLRLRKVALAPGEGVSRLFLKAQALLFGGYRDALVCSPGQPVTFSEEAFLAQKPGAPLQAFHRRAVHLQLFKQFIEGRLEKLNTGEGFSDLFEQEITCSGASSGTLRSYQLWADNLKKGGGALLHSVKAKTQPAVRNMYRSAKSGLKGVQSLLMYKEGDSGLQRGGSLRAPSLTSRSDRLQQRLPITQHFGQNRPLRPRSRPSRRLRLEEKPSESLEETTPSLSPEDAQDPWAEEALDSSFLGSGEELDLLSEILDSLSTRATRTGSLRPSQSLDCCHREDLDSCLSLPDIPGRSSWQADDDKPPEPQPLSLLPLHTPQPLDATSSGKHPTCQLPSEASPEIESPSQSLTASAGPSSKGYPGSSPTEPQPLRFSPPHEAIEDPTAQEEPCSQLLAAPSQPSPPESPRPEPNLGVTWTSQALDSFSDLGSSENPRALPSEGLPAVHLQPLEEPEAPRSSASPASNWQEPQARSGPRVAELKKCFEG, translated from the exons ATGGGATCCACAGCTGA AGGGGGTCCCCCTGCCCTGTTTGATTGGTTCTTCGAAGCAGCCTACCCTGCCTCCCTGCAGGAAG ATCCCCCCATCCTGCGCCAGTTCCCCCCAGACTTCCAGGACCAG GAGTCTATGCAGATGGTGCCTAAATTCTGCTTCCCTTTTGATGTGGAAAG GGAGCCCCCCAGCACCGCTGTACAGCATTTCACCTTCGCGCTCACGGATCTGACCGGCACCCGCAGGTTTGGTTTCTGCCGCCTGCGGGCTGGTGCTCTCAGCTGTCTCTGCATCCTCAG CCACCTGCCTTGGTTTGAGGTATTCTACAAGCTGCTGAACACAGTGGGGGACCTCCTGGCTCAAGACCAA gtcTCAGAGGTGGACGAACTTCTTCTAAATCTCCTGCAGCAGCCCCTTCCTGGGACCCAGGCCTCAGTAGGTCTGGACCTG GGCAGTGGAGTAAGGATTGCCAGTGCACAAGGCCTGcagtcccctgtccctgggaagaACACGTCG CTTTCCTGCTTCGTGGCTCCCGACTCCGGCCGCCTGCCATCCATTCCTGAGAAC AGGAACCTAACGGAGCTGGTGGTGGCGGTGACCGACGAGAACATCGTGGGACTGTTCGCCGCCCTCCTGGCAGAGCGAAGGGTCCTGCTCACGTCTAGCAAACTGAGCACA CTGACCTCCTGTGTCCACGCGTCCTGTGCTCTCCTGTATCCCATGCGCTGGGAGCACGTGCTGATCCCCACGCTGCCGCCGCATTTACTGGACTACTGCTg CGCGCCTATGCCCTACCTCATCGGAGTGCACGCCAGTCTCGCTGAG AGAGTGCGGGAGAAAGCCCTGGAGGACGTCGTGATGATGAACGTGGACTCCAATACCTTGGAGACACCCTTCGACGACGTGCAGGCGCTGCCCCCAGACGTG GTGTCTCTACTGAGGCTGCGGCTAAGGAAGGTCGCTCTGGCCCCTGGGGAAGGGGTGTCCCGTCTCTTCCTCAAAGCTCAGGCCCTGCTCTTCGGAGGGTACCGCGATGCGCTCGTCTGCAGCCCG GGCCAGCCTGTCACCTTCAGTGAAGAAGCCTTCTTGGCCCAGAAACCCGGGGCGCCGCTGCAGGCCTTCCACCGGCGGGCTGTGCACCTGCAGCTGTTCAAACAG TTCATCGAAGGCCGACTGGAGAAGCTAAACACGGGTGAAGGCTTCTCAGACCTCTTTGAGCAGGAGATCACTTGTAGTGGGGCCTCCTCAG GGACACTCCGATCCTACCAGCTTTGGGCAGACAACCTGAAG AAAGGTGGTGGCGCCCTTCTGCACTCCGTCAAGGCCAAGACCCAACCAGCTGTCAGGAACATGTACCGCTCG GCAAAGAGCGGCTTGAAgggtgtgcagagtcttctcATGTACAAG GAAGGGGACTCTGGCCTGCAGAGGGGGGGCTCCTTGAGGGCCCCTTCCCTCACCAGCCGCTCAGATCGTCTGCAGCAGCGCCTGCCTATCACCCAGCACTTTGGACAG AACCGGCCCCTTCGCCCTAGGAGTCGCCccagcaggagactcaggctggAAGAGAAGCCCTCTGAGTCCCTGGAAGAGAC GACACCCTCCCTGAGCCCAGAGGATGCTCAGGACCCGTGGGCAGAGGAAGCGCTGGACAGCAGCTTCCTGGGGTCTGGAGAAGAACTGGATTTGCTAAGTGAGATATTGGATAGCCTGAGCACGAGAGCCACGCGGACTGGTAGCCTGCGGCCCAGCCAGAGTTTAGACTGCTGCCACAGAGAGGACTTGGACAGCTGCCTCAGCCTG cctgACATACCCGGAAGATCGAGTTGGCAAGCAGATGACGACAAACCTCCAGAGCCCCAGCCCCTGTCCCTGCTGCCTCTGCACACCCCTCAGCCTTTGGATGCCACAAGCTCCGGGAAGCACCCCACTTGCCAACTGCCTTCAGAGGCCAGCCCAGAAATTGAGTCTCCATCCCAGTCTTTGACAGCTTCTGCAGGCCCCAGCAGCAAAGGGTACCCTGGATCCTCTCCCACTGAGCCCCAGCCTCTCCGCTTCTCCCCTCCCCATGAAGCAATTGAAGATCCCACAGCCCAGGAGGAGCCCTGCTCCCAGCTCTTGGCAGCACCCAGCCAGCCCAGCCCTCCAGAAAGCCCCCGACCTGAGCCCAACTTGGGTGTTACCTGGACATCCCAAGCCCTTGATTCTTTCTCGGATCTGGGTTCCTCAGAGAACCCCAGAGCCCTGCCTTCAGAGGGCCTGCCCGCAGTTCACCTCCAGCCCCTCGAGGAGCCAGAAGCCCCCAGGTCCTCAGCTTCACCTGCAAGCAACTGGCAGGAGCCCCAGGCCAGGAGTGGGCCCAGAGTCGCTGAGCTTAAAAAGTGTTTTGAAGGTTAA
- the CRB3 gene encoding protein crumbs homolog 3, with protein sequence MASPSLEPLLALGLPLLLARWGRVGGQALSTTSTSVNTTTTPSGPSPGSNGALSQEAITAIIVVFSLLAALLLAVGLALLVRKLREKRQTEGTYRPSSEEQFSHAAEARAPQDSKETVRGCLPI encoded by the exons ATGGCGAGCCCGAGCCTGGAGCCGCTCCTGGCGCTCGGCCTGCCACTGCTGCTGGCCCGCTGGGGCCGGGTCGGGGGGCAAG CACTTTCTACGACCTCTACAAGTGTGAACACCACCACTACGCCCTCTGGCCCCAGCCCTGGTTCCAATGGAGCCCTG TCACAGGAGGCCATCACCGCCATCATCGTGGTTTTCTCTCTCCTGGCTGCCCTGCTCCTGGCTGTGGGTCTGGCCCTGCTGGTGCGGAAGCTACGGGAGAAGAGGCAAACGGAGGGCACCTACCGGCCCAGCAGTGAGGAGCAG tTCTCCCACGCAGCTGAGGCCCGGGCTCCCCAGGACTCCAAGGAGACGGTGCGGGGCTGCCTGCCCATCTAG